A stretch of the Proteus sp. ZN5 genome encodes the following:
- a CDS encoding 4Fe-4S binding protein: MRRFIKVDLPPEPIINDKCVRKRLKQSLCDSCSKVCPVGAITFAHLDVKIDNELCFQCGNCLFTCPVDAIENIAPHERTHQDNYLVVNYDEPLASTEELLVWHRQYQIRGMKIAQPLVDKWLPVLANLNLQLKTLQEPIWQLIITEPTDIDSGRRFMLFRQKLDEKPLNKNQVRTGLNARKQLYPEDSWFQIQLDKDSCILCSACAKVCDEGAIELENNIFTLDEKRCTGCMSCEVVCFPKSIHVNEQVAKNNEPTHYHYYDAHCEKCRLAFLSWTPEAKLCPICIQHQKQGWL; the protein is encoded by the coding sequence ATGAGGCGTTTTATTAAGGTGGATCTTCCTCCTGAACCAATTATTAATGATAAATGTGTTAGAAAACGCCTCAAACAAAGCCTATGTGATAGTTGCTCCAAAGTTTGCCCTGTGGGCGCTATCACTTTTGCTCACTTAGATGTAAAAATAGACAATGAACTCTGTTTTCAATGTGGTAATTGTCTATTTACCTGTCCTGTTGATGCGATAGAAAATATTGCGCCTCATGAAAGAACACACCAAGATAATTACCTTGTTGTTAATTACGATGAACCATTAGCAAGTACAGAAGAATTATTAGTATGGCATCGTCAATATCAAATTAGAGGCATGAAGATAGCACAGCCTTTAGTGGATAAATGGCTTCCTGTTTTAGCAAACTTAAATCTTCAATTAAAAACGTTACAAGAGCCTATTTGGCAATTAATAATCACAGAGCCTACTGACATTGATAGTGGGCGTCGCTTTATGCTTTTTCGTCAAAAACTAGATGAAAAACCACTTAATAAAAATCAAGTAAGAACAGGATTGAATGCAAGAAAACAACTTTATCCTGAAGACAGTTGGTTCCAAATTCAGCTAGATAAAGACAGTTGTATTCTTTGTTCTGCCTGTGCCAAAGTGTGTGATGAAGGTGCGATTGAACTTGAAAATAATATATTTACACTCGATGAAAAGCGCTGTACAGGTTGCATGAGCTGTGAAGTGGTTTGTTTTCCTAAATCTATTCATGTTAATGAACAAGTTGCTAAAAATAACGAACCCACACACTATCATTATTATGATGCTCACTGTGAAAAATGCCGTTTAGCTTTTTTATCATGGACGCCAGAAGCAAAATTGTGCCCGATTTGCATACAACATCAGAAGCAAGGTTGGTTATAA
- a CDS encoding NAD(P)H-quinone oxidoreductase: protein MMKTTALPADMLEIAITGPGDIDKLQPQLSPIPSVPPHYLLIKVAASGVNRPDIFQRQGSYPPPADASPIPGLEVAGEVVALGENCTKWQLGDRVCALVAGGGYAQYCIAHEDIALPSMNLTDIEAAALPENFFTVWANLFQLGKLKQGESVLIHGGTSGIGSTAIMLAHTIGAIVYTTVGSEEKAAVARDLGADYVINYKQVDFAKEIPILTEGKGVDVILDIIGGDYVEKNYQVAGKFGRVIQVGMMKGLPQNLNMMPMMIKRLIHTGSTMRSRSIEEKAQIAQELKQQVWPFIAEGKVKPIINAIFPLKEVGKAHQLMESGDLIGKVMLEILPYNERE from the coding sequence ATGATGAAAACAACTGCTTTACCTGCGGATATGTTAGAAATTGCCATCACAGGGCCTGGTGATATAGATAAATTACAACCTCAATTATCACCGATACCTTCAGTTCCTCCACATTATCTTTTGATCAAAGTTGCCGCTTCTGGTGTTAATCGTCCTGATATTTTTCAACGCCAAGGTAGTTATCCGCCACCAGCTGATGCTTCACCTATTCCGGGTCTTGAAGTTGCTGGAGAAGTTGTCGCATTAGGTGAAAACTGCACTAAATGGCAACTGGGAGATAGAGTTTGTGCTTTAGTTGCTGGTGGTGGTTATGCTCAATACTGTATTGCGCATGAAGACATCGCATTACCATCAATGAATTTAACGGATATTGAAGCAGCCGCATTGCCTGAGAATTTTTTTACCGTCTGGGCTAATTTATTCCAGTTAGGAAAACTAAAACAAGGTGAATCTGTTCTTATTCATGGTGGAACCTCGGGAATTGGTTCAACAGCCATAATGCTGGCTCATACAATAGGCGCGATAGTTTATACAACAGTTGGCTCTGAAGAAAAAGCAGCCGTAGCTCGTGATCTCGGCGCTGATTATGTCATCAACTACAAACAAGTCGATTTTGCTAAAGAAATTCCCATTTTAACTGAAGGGAAAGGTGTTGATGTCATCCTTGATATTATTGGTGGGGATTACGTAGAAAAGAATTATCAAGTTGCTGGCAAATTTGGGCGCGTTATACAAGTGGGTATGATGAAAGGATTGCCTCAAAATTTAAATATGATGCCAATGATGATTAAGCGTTTAATTCATACTGGCTCAACGATGCGATCTCGCTCAATAGAAGAGAAGGCACAAATAGCGCAAGAACTAAAACAACAAGTGTGGCCATTTATTGCTGAAGGAAAAGTTAAGCCTATCATTAATGCTATTTTCCCATTAAAAGAAGTGGGAAAAGCACATCAATTAATGGAGTCTGGTGATTTAATTGGTAAAGTGATGCTTGAAATCTTGCCTTATAACGAAAGAGAGTGA
- a CDS encoding pyridoxal-dependent decarboxylase, which translates to MANYKQTCLSATERVYHTRTVDTLTCYHREMAKILMNSEYSFPKENKVKRNNSDSLDAKIKSNTIEKKAVDNAYESILETLKQQNSYNQSDIEPYFSHHHSQVMQLAKFGYLSALVYNSDNVFNNHSPLLKEQEKKITDDLCKLIGFSSEDAFGHITTSHTLACYEILWALRNLKTLPMAIARHPKSRDLVADKKAFELFNMSVTDILAISEQLNDRGIFDDVSHLTCRGTGMTKTMHLGKLLVPVSRFEFWKKAMDILGLGYDNLIALPIDETFKTDIEKTRSIVFRLIEQGEPILGVIGILGAPSYGSVDKLKPLFELRKECEEKYNNSFYIHIDASQFGYMKSLFLDDNYDLIPYQILCKKLKKEAPLLELTPEIYESITQLSLADSVSFEPFQAGFSPYPTGVVCIKDARISRFLTNPPRLCPEQADDVPKIDGIQSAPAVASMWSVHQLYPFTSSGYGKYAQIQWETRVKLEQFFNHAAAFEKEGEHYYIRVLSASDFNKLNFAIVRKGNKDLETQNDLNKIIYENLVIKSHHKQDLSLLTLCARNSDNAPAQFCSECDFDNNEWETIKHLNLLQLTIKSTETCDEQQIEAGYQYIKKVVLSALDK; encoded by the coding sequence ATGGCAAATTACAAACAAACCTGTCTGAGTGCTACAGAGCGTGTATACCATACCCGAACCGTTGATACCCTTACATGTTATCATCGAGAGATGGCAAAAATATTAATGAATAGTGAGTATTCTTTTCCTAAAGAAAATAAAGTGAAAAGAAATAATAGCGATAGTTTAGACGCTAAAATAAAAAGTAATACTATTGAAAAAAAAGCAGTAGATAATGCTTATGAAAGTATTTTAGAGACTTTAAAACAGCAAAATAGTTATAATCAATCTGATATTGAACCTTATTTTTCCCATCATCATTCACAAGTGATGCAACTGGCGAAATTCGGTTATCTTTCTGCATTAGTATACAATTCAGATAATGTTTTTAATAACCATTCCCCTTTACTAAAAGAACAAGAAAAGAAAATTACAGATGATCTCTGTAAGTTAATTGGTTTTTCATCCGAAGATGCATTTGGTCATATCACAACAAGCCATACTCTTGCTTGCTATGAAATATTGTGGGCGCTCAGAAATTTAAAAACATTACCTATGGCAATTGCTCGCCATCCAAAATCACGAGATTTGGTTGCAGATAAAAAAGCATTTGAGTTATTCAATATGTCTGTCACAGATATTTTAGCAATAAGCGAACAACTCAATGATCGCGGGATTTTTGATGATGTTAGTCATTTAACATGCCGAGGGACGGGCATGACCAAAACAATGCATTTAGGAAAACTACTTGTTCCAGTTTCCCGGTTTGAATTTTGGAAAAAAGCAATGGATATACTTGGGTTAGGGTATGACAACCTTATTGCATTGCCTATTGATGAAACATTTAAAACTGATATTGAAAAAACACGCAGTATTGTTTTTCGTCTGATTGAACAAGGTGAGCCAATTCTCGGTGTTATAGGAATATTAGGCGCACCGTCTTATGGTAGTGTTGATAAGTTAAAGCCACTTTTTGAACTAAGAAAAGAGTGCGAGGAAAAATACAACAATTCATTTTATATCCATATTGATGCATCTCAATTTGGTTATATGAAAAGCTTATTTCTTGATGATAATTACGATCTTATTCCTTATCAGATTCTGTGTAAGAAATTAAAAAAAGAAGCTCCATTACTTGAGTTGACACCCGAAATATATGAAAGTATCACACAACTTTCTCTCGCTGATTCAGTCTCTTTTGAACCGTTTCAAGCTGGATTTTCACCATATCCTACGGGTGTAGTATGTATTAAAGATGCACGTATTAGTCGCTTTTTAACCAATCCCCCTAGATTATGCCCAGAGCAAGCGGATGATGTTCCTAAAATTGATGGTATTCAATCCGCACCAGCTGTAGCGTCGATGTGGAGTGTGCATCAACTCTATCCTTTTACTTCTTCTGGATATGGAAAATATGCCCAAATTCAATGGGAGACGCGCGTCAAACTTGAGCAATTTTTTAATCACGCAGCGGCTTTCGAAAAAGAAGGTGAGCACTATTATATTCGTGTTTTATCTGCATCTGACTTTAATAAATTAAATTTTGCGATTGTAAGAAAAGGAAATAAGGATTTAGAAACGCAAAATGACCTTAATAAAATAATCTATGAAAACTTGGTTATAAAAAGTCATCATAAACAAGATTTGAGTTTGTTAACGCTTTGTGCTCGCAATAGCGATAATGCACCAGCGCAGTTTTGTTCTGAATGCGATTTTGATAACAATGAATGGGAAACTATCAAACACTTAAACTTGTTGCAGTTGACTATAAAAAGTACTGAAACCTGTGATGAACAACAGATTGAAGCCGGATATCAATATATTAAGAAAGTGGTTTTATCCGCATTAGATAAATAG
- a CDS encoding FNR family transcription factor: MIPEKRVVRRIQSGGCAIHCQDCSISQLCIPFTLNEHELDQLDNIIERKKPIQKGQTLFKAGDELKSLYAIRSGTIKSYTITEEGDEQITGFHLAGDLVGFDAIINTEHPSFAQALETSMVCEIPFETLDDLSGKMPNLRQQMMRLMSGEIKGDQEMILLLSKKNAEERLAAFIYNLSRRFAQRGFSPREFRLTMTRGDIGNYLGLTVETISRLLGRFQKSGMLSVKGKYITIEDSTLLSELAGKLPSSAEV, translated from the coding sequence ATGATCCCAGAAAAACGCGTCGTTCGCCGAATCCAATCTGGCGGTTGTGCAATCCATTGTCAGGATTGCAGTATTAGCCAGCTCTGCATCCCGTTTACTTTAAACGAGCATGAGCTTGATCAACTCGATAATATTATCGAGCGTAAAAAGCCCATCCAGAAAGGTCAAACCTTGTTTAAAGCAGGTGATGAGCTGAAATCACTTTATGCCATACGTTCCGGTACAATTAAAAGTTATACCATTACGGAAGAAGGCGACGAGCAAATAACAGGATTTCATCTTGCTGGTGATTTGGTTGGCTTTGACGCCATTATTAATACTGAACACCCAAGTTTCGCACAAGCTTTAGAAACTTCTATGGTTTGTGAAATTCCATTTGAAACGTTGGATGACCTGTCAGGTAAAATGCCTAACTTACGTCAACAAATGATGCGCCTAATGAGTGGTGAAATCAAAGGTGACCAAGAAATGATCTTACTGCTATCGAAAAAGAATGCAGAAGAGCGTCTGGCTGCTTTTATTTATAATCTCTCCCGTCGTTTTGCACAACGTGGTTTTTCTCCTCGTGAATTCCGTTTAACCATGACTCGTGGTGATATCGGTAATTACTTAGGTTTAACCGTTGAAACGATTAGCCGCTTACTTGGCCGCTTCCAGAAAAGTGGTATGTTAAGTGTTAAAGGCAAATACATTACTATCGAAGATAGTACACTGTTAAGTGAACTTGCAGGTAAGCTTCCTTCATCAGCTGAAGTTTAA
- a CDS encoding DMSO/selenate family reductase complex B subunit yields the protein MSNFKEYGPVSDEQLGFFIDSSRCSGCKACQVACKDKNNLEVGRRFRRIYEVKGGGFAPTGQGGLVNNVFAYTLTISCNHCDSPVCVKNCPTTAMHKREGDGIVRVDTSKCVGCGYCAWSCPYGAPQMNEETGQMSKCDFCIDLLAEGKNPICVDTCPLNAIKFGKIKDLRAKYGHLSQVQGLPDFTMTNPNLVIKPHTGAAKKGGVKA from the coding sequence ATGAGTAACTTTAAAGAATATGGACCAGTGAGTGATGAACAGCTCGGTTTCTTTATTGATTCCTCTCGTTGCTCTGGTTGTAAAGCTTGCCAAGTGGCATGTAAAGACAAAAATAACTTAGAAGTAGGACGTCGTTTCCGCCGTATATATGAAGTAAAAGGCGGTGGATTTGCTCCAACAGGACAAGGCGGTCTGGTTAATAATGTTTTTGCTTATACATTAACCATATCTTGTAACCATTGCGATTCACCTGTTTGTGTGAAAAATTGCCCGACAACAGCAATGCATAAGCGTGAAGGTGACGGTATTGTTCGGGTGGATACTTCTAAATGTGTCGGTTGTGGATATTGTGCTTGGTCATGTCCTTACGGTGCACCACAAATGAATGAAGAAACCGGACAAATGTCAAAATGCGATTTTTGTATCGATTTATTAGCCGAAGGCAAAAATCCAATTTGTGTTGATACCTGCCCGCTAAATGCGATTAAGTTTGGCAAAATTAAAGATCTAAGAGCCAAATATGGACATTTAAGTCAAGTTCAAGGGTTACCTGATTTTACGATGACAAATCCGAATTTAGTGATTAAACCTCATACTGGCGCGGCGAAAAAGGGAGGAGTTAAAGCATGA
- a CDS encoding PadR family transcriptional regulator: MMIRALNSLYQQRANNGEHGSHGHGHGKGRCGGKGKHSRHQENHGEHGHGHESRGECCHGEHGHGHKGHSDCCHGEHGHGHENRGECCHGEHGHGHESRGECRHGEHGHGHKGHSDCCHGEHDSESQGKQRGRGCGGRGKGQGRQLKRMFDHGDLRVLLLSMISKKTSHGYEIIKEIDEASSGLYVPSPGVIYPTLTLLEEQDLLVATIAEKGRKNYSITPEGTAFLAEHQEIDANIQRKLAYARDLSQNAGGVSEEIESAVGKLKAVLRHKLVLKELSVERAGRIASILNEAVEKIEAINEALISEEREDE; the protein is encoded by the coding sequence ATGATGATTCGAGCATTAAACTCACTTTATCAACAACGTGCTAATAATGGCGAACATGGCAGTCATGGACATGGTCACGGAAAAGGGCGTTGTGGTGGTAAAGGCAAACATAGCCGACACCAAGAAAATCATGGTGAACACGGTCATGGACATGAAAGCCGTGGTGAATGTTGCCATGGTGAACACGGTCATGGACACAAAGGCCATAGTGATTGTTGTCATGGTGAACACGGTCACGGACACGAAAACCGTGGTGAATGTTGCCATGGTGAACACGGTCACGGACATGAAAGCCGTGGTGAATGCCGTCATGGTGAACATGGTCATGGACACAAAGGCCATAGTGATTGTTGTCATGGTGAGCATGATTCTGAAAGTCAAGGTAAACAACGTGGTCGTGGATGTGGTGGCAGAGGAAAAGGCCAAGGTCGCCAATTAAAACGTATGTTTGATCATGGTGATTTACGAGTTCTGTTACTTAGCATGATCTCGAAAAAAACAAGCCATGGTTATGAAATTATTAAAGAAATAGATGAGGCGTCTTCAGGATTATATGTACCTAGCCCAGGTGTTATTTATCCAACGCTAACGCTACTTGAAGAGCAAGATCTATTAGTTGCTACGATTGCTGAAAAAGGCCGTAAAAACTACAGCATTACACCTGAAGGCACTGCATTTTTAGCAGAGCACCAGGAAATAGATGCCAATATTCAAAGAAAACTGGCTTATGCGAGAGATTTATCTCAAAACGCAGGTGGTGTTTCTGAGGAAATTGAATCTGCTGTTGGTAAATTAAAAGCCGTTTTACGCCATAAATTAGTGTTAAAAGAGCTCTCTGTGGAAAGAGCAGGACGTATTGCTTCTATTCTTAATGAAGCAGTTGAGAAAATTGAAGCTATTAATGAGGCATTGATCTCAGAGGAAAGGGAAGATGAATAA
- a CDS encoding DmsC/YnfH family molybdoenzyme membrane anchor subunit — MSEWPLVTFTLFVQSSVGVTIFTALYFCWLEKEIGNKRAAVAMRPVLLTAAILGCLGLLASTLHMGYPWNAFHALRHISSSWLSREIIFAAIYLGALCLYTLVILIKGHMNRTILAIIGLLGIIDIFCMASLYYNTSMLTWMHANTYFMFIGALFAAGAVIALSITAFRVKAFVNDELAKKVVISALVVVFLAVTIRMAVQPFYLEWMSAVISTNDAITFPHTPIIAYNETFGLRISAWLMSVFGILMMGYSVWKYRNAVFTSGLRMVLASSAIILIAEILNRFAFFIVK; from the coding sequence ATGAGTGAATGGCCATTAGTTACCTTTACTTTGTTCGTCCAAAGTTCTGTGGGTGTGACTATTTTCACCGCACTTTATTTTTGTTGGTTAGAAAAAGAAATTGGTAATAAAAGAGCAGCTGTTGCTATGCGTCCTGTGCTATTAACAGCCGCTATTTTAGGTTGCTTAGGATTATTAGCATCAACTTTACACATGGGATATCCTTGGAATGCTTTTCATGCATTACGCCATATATCTTCATCATGGCTAAGTCGTGAAATCATATTTGCTGCAATTTACCTTGGTGCACTATGCCTTTATACCTTAGTTATTTTGATAAAAGGGCATATGAATAGAACCATACTGGCAATTATTGGTTTACTTGGCATTATCGATATATTCTGCATGGCGTCTCTGTATTACAACACCTCAATGCTGACATGGATGCATGCAAATACCTATTTTATGTTTATAGGGGCATTATTTGCAGCAGGTGCAGTTATTGCACTTTCAATAACTGCATTTCGTGTTAAAGCATTTGTGAATGATGAATTAGCAAAAAAAGTTGTAATAAGTGCATTAGTAGTTGTTTTCCTTGCTGTAACAATACGTATGGCTGTACAACCGTTCTATTTAGAATGGATGTCAGCAGTCATTTCAACAAATGATGCAATAACGTTCCCTCATACGCCTATCATTGCGTATAATGAAACATTCGGATTAAGAATATCTGCATGGCTTATGTCAGTTTTTGGTATTTTAATGATGGGATACAGCGTATGGAAATATCGTAATGCTGTATTTACTTCAGGATTGCGTATGGTGTTAGCAAGTAGCGCAATAATACTGATTGCAGAAATTCTTAATCGTTTTGCATTCTTTATTGTTAAGTAG
- a CDS encoding DMSO/selenate family reductase complex A subunit, producing the protein MKKIEKSEKNKGMMSLSRRHFVQTSAALVTVPFFARNAQANVDESLPIAKMDGNPATVVATCSTFDCGGKCDIRAHIKEGIVTRITTRPDNELDESMPIMRACVRGRGYRKFSYHADRLKYPMKRVGKRGEGKFERISWDEATTLIAENITRLTEKYGAASRFLTVNTAVTGGIFSGDTMMKKLFNLTGGYLPYYHSVSLGNTVKVTPYTYGISKTGSSLDTLEDTPLVILWGHNPNETIFGHTNHYFQKMKNKGTKFIVVDPRYSDTAQSLADQWIPLLPTTDNALMDAMMYVIVTENLHDKPFIDKYVIGFDEEHMPEGVPANESLVAYLTGQKDGIEKTPEWAEKITRVPANTIRQLAREYAMTKPAALIQGWGPQRHICGERSARGSTLLAAITGNVGKKGAWAAGYGGIGNRQSMRGPNVGKNPIKAQISIMNWMQAVDDASQVRVEDGLLGVDKLDTNIKMIFSLAGNYLVNQNPDVNAAAKLLADDSKVEFIVASDLYLSPSAKYADLVLPETSFLERWNIGNTWGTGNYFLLSEKVVEPAFERRSDYEWITDVAEKMGVKEAFTEGRSEKEWIAHLVDTNKERFQDRPDFPNFEELVKTRRYLFKDEPFVAFEENINDFANNPFPTPSGKIEIFSKRLYDMNNPDIPALSHYVPAIEGPEDKLTAKYPLQMLTWKGKNRANSTQYANPWLQEAQRQEVWINPIDAENRGIKNGDMVRVYNERGITQIPALVTQRIIPGVVGLQAGAWWTPDENGVDHGGCPNVLTSTRMTPLAHGNSHLTVLVEVAKA; encoded by the coding sequence ATGAAAAAAATAGAAAAAAGTGAGAAAAACAAAGGGATGATGTCGCTAAGTCGTCGCCACTTTGTTCAAACGAGTGCTGCATTAGTGACAGTGCCATTTTTCGCACGAAATGCACAAGCTAACGTAGATGAAAGTTTACCAATTGCAAAAATGGACGGAAACCCAGCTACCGTTGTAGCAACATGTAGTACTTTTGACTGTGGTGGTAAGTGCGATATTCGCGCCCATATAAAAGAAGGGATTGTCACTCGGATCACAACAAGACCTGATAATGAGCTAGATGAATCAATGCCTATTATGAGAGCGTGCGTACGTGGCAGAGGTTATCGTAAATTCTCTTATCATGCAGACAGACTAAAATACCCAATGAAACGCGTGGGTAAACGTGGTGAAGGTAAATTTGAACGTATTTCATGGGATGAAGCCACAACGCTTATTGCAGAAAATATTACGCGTTTAACCGAAAAATATGGTGCAGCAAGTCGCTTCTTAACCGTCAATACCGCTGTAACAGGGGGGATCTTCTCTGGTGATACCATGATGAAGAAACTCTTCAATTTAACAGGTGGATACTTACCTTATTATCACTCTGTTAGCTTAGGGAATACGGTCAAAGTTACTCCTTATACTTACGGTATATCCAAAACAGGCAGTTCACTTGATACACTTGAAGATACACCACTAGTGATTTTATGGGGTCATAACCCTAATGAAACCATTTTTGGTCATACAAACCATTATTTTCAAAAAATGAAAAATAAAGGTACCAAGTTTATTGTGGTCGATCCTCGTTATTCAGATACGGCACAATCTCTTGCTGATCAATGGATCCCTCTTTTACCAACAACCGATAATGCCTTAATGGATGCAATGATGTATGTCATTGTTACCGAAAACCTTCATGACAAACCTTTTATTGATAAATATGTTATTGGTTTTGATGAAGAACATATGCCAGAAGGTGTTCCTGCTAATGAGTCCTTAGTGGCTTATTTAACGGGGCAAAAAGATGGAATAGAAAAAACACCTGAATGGGCAGAGAAAATCACTCGAGTGCCTGCAAATACCATTCGTCAACTCGCACGCGAATATGCAATGACAAAACCAGCAGCCTTAATTCAAGGTTGGGGACCTCAACGCCATATTTGTGGTGAGCGTAGTGCTCGTGGTTCAACATTACTCGCTGCAATTACTGGAAATGTGGGTAAAAAAGGGGCATGGGCGGCCGGTTACGGCGGTATTGGTAATCGTCAATCTATGCGTGGACCGAATGTTGGGAAGAACCCAATTAAAGCGCAAATTTCCATCATGAATTGGATGCAAGCAGTTGATGATGCAAGCCAAGTACGTGTTGAAGATGGTCTTTTAGGTGTTGATAAACTCGATACCAATATCAAAATGATATTTTCTTTAGCAGGTAACTATTTAGTTAACCAAAACCCTGATGTAAATGCAGCAGCTAAATTATTAGCTGATGATTCAAAAGTTGAATTTATTGTTGCTAGTGATTTATATCTCTCTCCATCTGCAAAATATGCCGATCTCGTTTTACCTGAAACCAGTTTTCTAGAGCGTTGGAACATTGGTAATACATGGGGAACGGGTAACTATTTTCTTCTGTCTGAAAAAGTGGTTGAGCCAGCTTTTGAGCGTCGTTCTGATTATGAGTGGATAACAGACGTAGCAGAAAAAATGGGAGTAAAAGAGGCGTTTACTGAAGGTCGAAGTGAAAAAGAGTGGATAGCTCATCTTGTTGATACTAATAAAGAGCGTTTCCAAGATAGACCTGACTTCCCTAATTTTGAAGAGCTAGTAAAAACACGTCGTTATCTTTTCAAAGATGAACCTTTTGTTGCCTTTGAAGAAAATATCAATGACTTTGCGAATAATCCATTCCCAACACCATCAGGGAAAATTGAGATTTTCTCTAAGCGTCTGTATGACATGAATAATCCGGATATTCCGGCATTATCTCATTATGTACCTGCTATTGAAGGCCCTGAAGATAAGTTAACAGCAAAATATCCATTGCAAATGCTAACTTGGAAAGGGAAAAACCGTGCCAACTCAACACAATATGCCAATCCTTGGTTACAAGAAGCACAACGCCAAGAGGTATGGATAAATCCAATTGATGCTGAAAATAGAGGTATTAAAAATGGCGATATGGTGCGTGTCTATAACGAAAGAGGAATAACTCAAATTCCAGCATTAGTTACACAACGCATTATTCCTGGTGTGGTTGGCTTGCAAGCCGGTGCATGGTGGACACCTGATGAAAATGGTGTTGATCATGGTGGATGCCCTAATGTTTTAACATCAACACGAATGACACCATTAGCCCATGGTAACTCGCATTTAACCGTTTTAGTTGAGGTAGCCAAAGCATGA